The nucleotide sequence CAGCTGGTCGATGTCGGCCTGCAGAGCGTCCATCGTCTCCTCAAACTCCCTGCAGagacaaggaggaggaaggaggagaacatgacacagctgcagactTCTGTTACAGAACACGACTCTACCGTCTGAATCTACGGTCGGTTctcacttctctttcttcttcagcaGAGTCTGAGCCTCGTCCAGTCGAGTCTGGATCTTTTCAACGCGTTCGTCTGCGTCTTTGGAGGAACTGTCGAGCTTCTTCTCCAGCAGGCTGAGGCGGACGTTCGCCTCGCTCAGCTCCTCTCCCTGAAAACACGAACACAGTGACTCTGCAGTTCTGCGTTTTTATTCCTCGGTGAATTTGCAGcgagaaaggtgtgtgtgttcacccaCCTTGATCTTGAGAGACTTCTTCAGCTCTTTGATGAccgtctctctgtcctccagctTCATGCCGAGGCCTTCAGCGTCAGTGATTTCAGCTCGGAGAGCCGCTGAACGCACATCCACGGGTGGAGGGTTCTGAGGGGGGACGACAGAATGACGTCAAAACTCAAGAAACTTCTAATCCTTCTGTCAGAGCCAAAAACTACAGCTGAGAGAAATCACATCAGAGTGAATCACCTTGTTTTGAGGCTTCTCTGAGTCATACTCTCCCTCCTGCATGGCGGTGGCCATCTTGTTCATGGTTGCTATGACGATGCTGCATGACTGCCGCAGACACTCGTAGGGGTTGGCGCCCTGGGATCCATAGATCTGAAAATGATAGTGAGATATTTTAGAACCGGAGCAGTTCACAGAACAGCGTTTGTGCCGTTTCCATCACAGATAAACTGAAGTATCACTTTGTATACCTGCTCTCCTGCCTTGAACGCCACGTCCTCCAGTTTGACGGCTGACAGCCCCTCTTGCTCACCGAGAGGCGACATCATCTGAGCTCCGGCTGCGGCAACCTCCTGCAGCACCGCCACCACCCAGGTGAGGTGTTTCCTGCAGTCTGAGAGGGTGTCTGACACCTGCGGGACAAACGTCAGCAGAGCTAAAGTTATCACAACCGTGTGAAAATCAATATTTATTCTACCGAAGTGATAAAATAAGAGAAACAGTAAAAGTTGTGGGGTTCTGCTGCCGTGGTTACCTGCTGTCCGAAGTTGAGTGCCGCTGGTATTCCCGGCGCGTCGGTTCCGGGCATCCTGCGGCGGATCTTCTTGCAGAACTGTCGGATGTCGCTGCAGGACGTCTCCAGGTCCTTCAGCAGCACGGCGAGGTCGGCCTTCTCCTGACCGGTGTGCAGGAACGCCCGCAGGCGACCGACCTCCACCGCCATGCAGTCCAAGGCACTCTGGGTAAACTGTACAGTGACAGCGGCAAGATCCACAGCTGTTTAAGGTGCTCACACACTGTCACGATTAACGCGTGAGCTGATGGACTAAagtcagaatgtgacgtaaaaAGACACTCTCTCTTAAAGTTCTGAGAGAGGTTTATTAGTAAAAGTTATTTTAAGTATGAGGTGGGACCTTTGTCCTGATGTTGATGTTGGTACTCACTCTGATGTGATCAGCCAGCTGCATGGTGCACTCCTCGTTCTGATCTGCCAGGTGGATACTGTACAGGTGCTGAGAAAGATGTATACACATCGATAAGTGGACCTGAATACACTATATCCTCTTCATTTCAAATCATTGCCTCATTACGTTTAGCTGAAATaaccatctgtgtttgtgtgtacctGATAGTATTTAATGGCCTTGGTGAGCGGCTCCACGTTGACCGTCTCGTCCAGCTGGTCTTTGTGCAGCAGGTCGATGAGGAAGTCCAGAGAACGCTCGTGGACGCTCATCTCCGGGTACAGAGAGCCGATCTTCTTATAGACATCAACAGAGCACTGATCCAGAGcccttaaacacaaacacagaaggcAACATTATATTCAACTGAACTACATTTTTTTAGTGCTACTTTAGTGCTCAGACTCCCTCCTGCTGTGTATTCTTGAATTTATGGACCCTAATGAAACATACTGCTCGTATTTATGCAGCGTGGCCTGCAGCAGGCTGAGCGAGTAGACCAAACCGCCAGCGAAGCTCAGCTGCTCCCCGGCGGCTCCCTTGAGTCCCGCTCGCTCCACACAGTTCTCATTCAGGTCGAACTTCTCCTGGGCCTGTTTGCTGATCAGCTcggcctgcagacacacaaacaggtttTATTTCTGTCGTCCTTCTTCGTCTATTGGAGGAAATGTAGTTATAAAAGTAAAGTGTTTACCTTGCAGATGAGCCTGGGGATGAGCAGCAGCACCAGGATGCAGTCGTGGTCGCCGCCGTGACGGAGGAAGGACTCGGGCATGAAGGAGGTCAGAAGAGAGACGTGTCTGTTGGCCTGGCCCACCTCCATCTTCCTCAGCTCCATCTCGATGGCCtggacacacatacagacacatacacacacaagattaaacacaacacagagaatGTAATATACGGACTCTGACTTATAATCTGGTTCAAACTTAAACTTTCAAAGTTTTGACTTTGAAACTCTTAATCAAAAGAGAGGTGAAAAAAAGGACATTCAGACTGATACAGAATCACATTTAACGTTATCAGACTTCCTCATTATTCAGACCACAGagctctttctgtctctgacctTGGCGTACGCCTTCGTCTCTGCAAATTTAATCTTGAAATCGAACATCTCTGCaggcggctgctgctgcagctctgcggAGGCTTCCTGCTGGCTCGTCAGGTCTCTGTTCACCTCCTGCGGAGAACACAAAGGTAGAATCAGGACGCAGCATTAGACAGAAACGTGTAATCAAACAACTGGCTCGATACGCTACATTGAACACTAACTGTGTACCTGCAGGTGAGCTGTGAGCTCTCGGTACTTCTTGATGGTCTGCTGGTAATCAGCGACCGTCTCCTGAGCGGCTTCGACTCGTTTCTCGGCCTCTCGGACTCTCGCAGCGCCCAGATCCAACATCTCCCTCAGCTCCAGCTCCGTCTCTCTGGCGTTCTCCTGCAGCTCGTCGTTCATCTCATTAATAGATTCCTGAAGGGCGAGACAACGAAAATCAAACAGGGTCCTTTACTGGAAAACTTCTATGACCACTATTGAAAATTGTAATTATTGCTTGTCTGTCAGATTTTGGAATCACAGGAGCTGCAATTTTTTCGATCCGAGCAGGGAACATGCTTGTTTAGCTCAAACCCCggcaaaaaacacattgttgcCATAATTAAATCTCCTTTTCAGTGATATTAAAAGGGGAAAAATTGCCATTTCTATTTCTAAAACCGTTCCTCATAACAGAAACAAATCTGCTGTAGAGAAAGAAGAGCCTGATGAAGAACACGTGGATTAACTTGATCTGTAGTaaagtttgtgtttctgtaggTGGCGCTGCTGTTGATGCTTCTCACACTAACTACCTGACTCATAACACTTTGTTaatgcaaacaaattggcaATATCTAAAATTATTTTGACTCCTGAacatagtttgttttgtttgttactaTGATGTGTGTATTGGGAAAACTCTCACACCAccataatgtttttaaagatgcaatCATTATTAAAATCCTGCACATACTGTAGTTGATGACTTTTGCCTAAAACAATTACAAACCTGTCGGGTTTCCTCTAAAGCAACATTTGTTCCGATCGGGGTCAAAACACAAGTTCAATCCAATTAAAATAGAAACTCAACAATGACTGCAGCGACTACAAACACCAGAGGGCAGCACATGCATATTAATGGCAATGATCCCATATCGATAATGAAATGAGTCAGCAAACTGTGGCACTTTAATTTTCTCTGACCTCAGTCCTATAAATACTCAGAGGGTCAGAGCAGGAAATGAACGAGTCTTCAGTCGttagttttttaattaaaaactggATCaactctgtgttttctgttaatTTAATGTCATTGAACACGTCTGCCGTCAATGAGACCGATGACTTCCACTCACCAGGTCAGTGACGGTCTCTCTCAGCTCCCGGACTTTCTCCTCCAGGTCCAGGTTCCTCTCTGTCAGCatctccaccatctcctccgCCCCCAAAGCTGCATCCACCTGAAACGAAGCGTCAGAAATGGAGTTTATTATTTGTCTCCTTGGCATCTCCTCAGATCTCCTCTGAACATATTAATAGGCAGATCGTCGTCACTGTAAAGCACCGACCTGTTCCTTCAGCTCGTCGATGGTCTTCTCTGCCGCTGACATCTCCTCCTGCAGTTTTTCCTTCTGGCTCCTCAGAGTGTCCAGCTCCACGTTCTTCTTCTCCATCTGCTTCTGCAACTTCACATGTTCCTGCTTTTCCGATGAAGACAGGTCGCGCATCctgacaaaaacaggaaaaccaTCAACATCTGGATGAAGAacttctctttccttttctctctcatctctaTTTATTGTCCGTTGTCACTCTGCCCGGCTTTGCTGCAGGATGAGATGTCCATTAGAGCTTTTCTTGGAAAGAAAAGTCTACATTTATTAGATTCCAGCTTTTTACATGTGAAtgtgttctggtttctttccttctccatGACTGAATATCtctgggttgtggacaaaacaagacgtcATCTCGAGttctgggaaacactgattgaaaTTTTTCACCAAGGAAATAATCTGCAGATCAATcgacaataaaaataatcattacttGCAGCCCTAGAGTCAATTTAAGGAATTGCCAGCACACCTACCTAACCAGTGCTTCCTTCAGTCTGCCGTTCTGCTCCTCCAGCTGTTTCACGTGATAACTGGAAGCGGCACCATCTGAACctgttagagaaaaaaaaaaaaacacagctgaaacacacactttctttGTTCATGCAAAGTTTTTAAAAGACCAAGAACAACTTTTAATTTATGTGACCAAATGACACTTGAAGAGAATTGATGTGGCTGCATGTTATTGCCAAAAAAGAACATGgaatattttaattaaaggaATGGGGCTTTTCTCTTGAGTCGGCTCTGATCACTGTTTGCCGCAGCTGTAAAGAAATCGATAAATCAGCCGGCATCAAGCTGCACTCAGAGGTCACCGAAGACTGACTCTCTCTGCACTCCTTCTGCAGTCTGATCACATTAAAGCCCGAGAGATTTATCCTCTTGTGCTACTTGATAGCAACTGGACAGGAGAGTGAGAGATCAAATTTCACAGACAGAAacttaattattttatttttagccCTTCTGTACAGACCACTTTAAGTATTTCACTCTACTTTAGATAGCTTACAGTACAGGTTTATTTTTTAACAGccttaaaagataaaaatatatttatctatATGCGTTAAAGCAGAAAGACTGTTGTCGTTGTACTGAACCGTTGTGAACTTTTACATTAAAGTAAAGTTTAATGTGGACGACTTTGACCGTCTAACATTGTCTGTAATTTGTTGGATGtaacaattaaaataaagagataaaaacatcatctcttcttctctgtcagcACCTTTCTCCTCGATCTCGTGCTTGAGGATCTCCAGGTCCATGGTGAGCTCGTCC is from Sparus aurata chromosome 16, fSpaAur1.1, whole genome shotgun sequence and encodes:
- the dctn1b gene encoding dynactin subunit 1 isoform X5, which produces MSSDGGGRPVKVGSLVEVIGKGQRGTVAYIGNTLFASGKWVGVILDEAKGKNDGTVQGKRYFTCEENRGIFVRQSQIQLVDDGADTTSPETPEPGTGRVPKREILETPKSTKLRGVKPKKVLHVSLTSTPAPRKTTARRPKQPTRPAGGKGAASGSASASAGEMSSSEPSTPAQTPLAAPVIPTLHSPGNPPAPVPSKEEEALRGQVKDLEEKLETLKMKRTEDKAKLKELEKHKIQLEQLQEWKNKMQEQQAELQKQLKEAKREAKEALEAKEHYVEEMSDTADAIEMATLDKEMAEERAESLQLEVDSLKEKVDELTMDLEILKHEIEEKGSDGAASSYHVKQLEEQNGRLKEALVRMRDLSSSEKQEHVKLQKQMEKKNVELDTLRSQKEKLQEEMSAAEKTIDELKEQVDAALGAEEMVEMLTERNLDLEEKVRELRETVTDLESINEMNDELQENARETELELREMLDLGAARVREAEKRVEAAQETVADYQQTIKKYRELTAHLQEVNRDLTSQQEASAELQQQPPAEMFDFKIKFAETKAYAKAIEMELRKMEVGQANRHVSLLTSFMPESFLRHGGDHDCILVLLLIPRLICKAELISKQAQEKFDLNENCVERAGLKGAAGEQLSFAGGLVYSLSLLQATLHKYEQALDQCSVDVYKKIGSLYPEMSVHERSLDFLIDLLHKDQLDETVNVEPLTKAIKYYQHLYSIHLADQNEECTMQLADHIRFTQSALDCMAVEVGRLRAFLHTGQEKADLAVLLKDLETSCSDIRQFCKKIRRRMPGTDAPGIPAALNFGQQVSDTLSDCRKHLTWVVAVLQEVAAAGAQMMSPLGEQEGLSAVKLEDVAFKAGEQIYGSQGANPYECLRQSCSIVIATMNKMATAMQEGEYDSEKPQNKNPPPVDVRSAALRAEITDAEGLGMKLEDRETVIKELKKSLKIKGEELSEANVRLSLLEKKLDSSSKDADERVEKIQTRLDEAQTLLKKKEKEFEETMDALQADIDQLESEKAELKQRINSQSKMDGRGTGPSGIASIVTGMAGEEQKANMMSGVGSGSGVQVIDSPLLTQQIEAQRLCIKHLKNENNRLKAEKMRAQLASLPPLHVTKLPSRDGGRPEVLSSALYRKTDQLLETLLQMSANVKVVDITGKSPVTPSAQLLEQTARLQSLSDTLSRLKDEVAEHVVNHQPGARVSSDFATFPSTTFVKAKEEKQTDSVLVGRVMVPCPRGQEQIHRLVLSQCQLQRVHSLLRT
- the dctn1b gene encoding dynactin subunit 1 isoform X2 — its product is MSQTRRSTYTRTTSSGSSRMSSDGGGRPVKVGSLVEVIGKGQRGTVAYIGNTLFASGKWVGVILDEAKGKNDGTVQGKRYFTCEENRGIFVRQSQIQLVDDGADTTSPETPEPGTGRVPKREILETPKSTKLRGVKPKKVLHVSLTSTPAPRKTTARRPKQPTRPAGGKGAASGSASASAGEMSSSEPSTPAQTPLAAPVIPTLHSPGNPPAPVPSKEEEALRGQVKDLEEKLETLKMKRTEDKAKLKELEKHKIQLEQLQEWKNKMQEQQAELQKQLKEAKREAKEALEAKEHYVEEMSDTADAIEMATLDKEMAEERAESLQLEVDSLKEKVDELTMDLEILKHEIEEKGSDGAASSYHVKQLEEQNGRLKEALVRMRDLSSSEKQEHVKLQKQMEKKNVELDTLRSQKEKLQEEMSAAEKTIDELKEQVDAALGAEEMVEMLTERNLDLEEKVRELRETVTDLESINEMNDELQENARETELELREMLDLGAARVREAEKRVEAAQETVADYQQTIKKYRELTAHLQEVNRDLTSQQEASAELQQQPPAEMFDFKIKFAETKAYAKAIEMELRKMEVGQANRHVSLLTSFMPESFLRHGGDHDCILVLLLIPRLICKAELISKQAQEKFDLNENCVERAGLKGAAGEQLSFAGGLVYSLSLLQATLHKYEQALDQCSVDVYKKIGSLYPEMSVHERSLDFLIDLLHKDQLDETVNVEPLTKAIKYYQHLYSIHLADQNEECTMQLADHIRFTQSALDCMAVEVGRLRAFLHTGQEKADLAVLLKDLETSCSDIRQFCKKIRRRMPGTDAPGIPAALNFGQQVSDTLSDCRKHLTWVVAVLQEVAAAGAQMMSPLGEQEGLSAVKLEDVAFKAGEQIYGSQGANPYECLRQSCSIVIATMNKMATAMQEGEYDSEKPQNKNPPPVDVRSAALRAEITDAEGLGMKLEDRETVIKELKKSLKIKGEELSEANVRLSLLEKKLDSSSKDADERVEKIQTRLDEAQTLLKKKEKEFEETMDALQADIDQLESEKAELKQRINSQSKMDGRGTGPSGIASIVTGMAGANMMSGVGSGSGVQVIDSPLLTQQIEAQRLCIKHLKNENNRLKAEKMRAQLASLPPLHVTKLPSRDGGRPEVLSSALYRKTDQLLETLLQMSANVKVVDITGKSPVTPSAQLLEQTARLQSLSDTLSRLKDEVAEHVVNHQPGARVSSDFATFPSTTFVKAKEEKQTDSVLVGRVMVPCPRGQEQIHRLVLSQCQLQRVHSLLRT
- the dctn1b gene encoding dynactin subunit 1 isoform X1, which encodes MSQTRRSTYTRTTSSGSSRMSSDGGGRPVKVGSLVEVIGKGQRGTVAYIGNTLFASGKWVGVILDEAKGKNDGTVQGKRYFTCEENRGIFVRQSQIQLVDDGADTTSPETPEPGTGRVPKREILETPKSTKLRGVKPKKVLHVSLTSTPAPRKTTARRPKQPTRPAGGKGAASGSASASAGEMSSSEPSTPAQTPLAAPVIPTLHSPGNPPAPVPSKEEEALRGQVKDLEEKLETLKMKRTEDKAKLKELEKHKIQLEQLQEWKNKMQEQQAELQKQLKEAKREAKEALEAKEHYVEEMSDTADAIEMATLDKEMAEERAESLQLEVDSLKEKVDELTMDLEILKHEIEEKGSDGAASSYHVKQLEEQNGRLKEALVRMRDLSSSEKQEHVKLQKQMEKKNVELDTLRSQKEKLQEEMSAAEKTIDELKEQVDAALGAEEMVEMLTERNLDLEEKVRELRETVTDLESINEMNDELQENARETELELREMLDLGAARVREAEKRVEAAQETVADYQQTIKKYRELTAHLQEVNRDLTSQQEASAELQQQPPAEMFDFKIKFAETKAYAKAIEMELRKMEVGQANRHVSLLTSFMPESFLRHGGDHDCILVLLLIPRLICKAELISKQAQEKFDLNENCVERAGLKGAAGEQLSFAGGLVYSLSLLQATLHKYEQALDQCSVDVYKKIGSLYPEMSVHERSLDFLIDLLHKDQLDETVNVEPLTKAIKYYQHLYSIHLADQNEECTMQLADHIRFTQSALDCMAVEVGRLRAFLHTGQEKADLAVLLKDLETSCSDIRQFCKKIRRRMPGTDAPGIPAALNFGQQVSDTLSDCRKHLTWVVAVLQEVAAAGAQMMSPLGEQEGLSAVKLEDVAFKAGEQIYGSQGANPYECLRQSCSIVIATMNKMATAMQEGEYDSEKPQNKNPPPVDVRSAALRAEITDAEGLGMKLEDRETVIKELKKSLKIKGEELSEANVRLSLLEKKLDSSSKDADERVEKIQTRLDEAQTLLKKKEKEFEETMDALQADIDQLESEKAELKQRINSQSKMDGRGTGPSGIASIVTGMAGEEQKANMMSGVGSGSGVQVIDSPLLTQQIEAQRLCIKHLKNENNRLKAEKMRAQLASLPPLHVTKLPSRDGGRPEVLSSALYRKTDQLLETLLQMSANVKVVDITGKSPVTPSAQLLEQTARLQSLSDTLSRLKDEVAEHVVNHQPGARVSSDFATFPSTTFVKAKEEKQTDSVLVGRVMVPCPRGQEQIHRLVLSQCQLQRVHSLLRT
- the dctn1b gene encoding dynactin subunit 1 isoform X7; this encodes MSQTRRSTYTRTTSSGSSRMSSDGGGRPVKVGSLVEVIGKGQRGTVAYIGNTLFASGKWVGVILDEAKGKNDGTVQGKRYFTCEENRGIFVRQSQIQLVDDGADTTSPETPEPGTGRVPKREILETPKSTKLQPTRPAGGKGAASGSASASAGEMSSSEPSTPAQTPLAAPVIPTLHSPGNPPAPVPSKEEEALRGQVKDLEEKLETLKMKRTEDKAKLKELEKHKIQLEQLQEWKNKMQEQQAELQKQLKEAKREAKEALEAKEHYVEEMSDTADAIEMATLDKEMAEERAESLQLEVDSLKEKVDELTMDLEILKHEIEEKGSDGAASSYHVKQLEEQNGRLKEALVRMRDLSSSEKQEHVKLQKQMEKKNVELDTLRSQKEKLQEEMSAAEKTIDELKEQVDAALGAEEMVEMLTERNLDLEEKVRELRETVTDLESINEMNDELQENARETELELREMLDLGAARVREAEKRVEAAQETVADYQQTIKKYRELTAHLQEVNRDLTSQQEASAELQQQPPAEMFDFKIKFAETKAYAKAIEMELRKMEVGQANRHVSLLTSFMPESFLRHGGDHDCILVLLLIPRLICKAELISKQAQEKFDLNENCVERAGLKGAAGEQLSFAGGLVYSLSLLQATLHKYEQALDQCSVDVYKKIGSLYPEMSVHERSLDFLIDLLHKDQLDETVNVEPLTKAIKYYQHLYSIHLADQNEECTMQLADHIRFTQSALDCMAVEVGRLRAFLHTGQEKADLAVLLKDLETSCSDIRQFCKKIRRRMPGTDAPGIPAALNFGQQVSDTLSDCRKHLTWVVAVLQEVAAAGAQMMSPLGEQEGLSAVKLEDVAFKAGEQIYGSQGANPYECLRQSCSIVIATMNKMATAMQEGEYDSEKPQNKNPPPVDVRSAALRAEITDAEGLGMKLEDRETVIKELKKSLKIKGEELSEANVRLSLLEKKLDSSSKDADERVEKIQTRLDEAQTLLKKKEKEFEETMDALQADIDQLESEKAELKQRINSQSKMDGRGTGPSGIASIVTGMAGEEQKANMMSGVGSGSGVQVIDSPLLTQQIEAQRLCIKHLKNENNRLKAEKMRAQLASLPPLHVTKLPSRDGGRPEVLSSALYRKTDQLLETLLQMSANVKVVDITGKSPVTPSAQLLEQTARLQSLSDTLSRLKDEVAEHVVNHQPGARVSSDFATFPSTTFVKAKEEKQTDSVLVGRVMVPCPRGQEQIHRLVLSQCQLQRVHSLLRT
- the dctn1b gene encoding dynactin subunit 1 isoform X6; translation: MSQTRRSTYTRTTSSGSSRMSSDGGGRPVKVGSLVEVIGKGQRGTVAYIGNTLFASGKWVGVILDEAKGKNDGTVQGKRYFTCEENRGIFVRQSQIQLVDDGADTTSPETPEPGTGRVPKREILETPKSTKLTTARRPKQPTRPAGGKGAASGSASASAGEMSSSEPSTPAQTPLAAPVIPTLHSPGNPPAPVPSKEEEALRGQVKDLEEKLETLKMKRTEDKAKLKELEKHKIQLEQLQEWKNKMQEQQAELQKQLKEAKREAKEALEAKEHYVEEMSDTADAIEMATLDKEMAEERAESLQLEVDSLKEKVDELTMDLEILKHEIEEKGSDGAASSYHVKQLEEQNGRLKEALVRMRDLSSSEKQEHVKLQKQMEKKNVELDTLRSQKEKLQEEMSAAEKTIDELKEQVDAALGAEEMVEMLTERNLDLEEKVRELRETVTDLESINEMNDELQENARETELELREMLDLGAARVREAEKRVEAAQETVADYQQTIKKYRELTAHLQEVNRDLTSQQEASAELQQQPPAEMFDFKIKFAETKAYAKAIEMELRKMEVGQANRHVSLLTSFMPESFLRHGGDHDCILVLLLIPRLICKAELISKQAQEKFDLNENCVERAGLKGAAGEQLSFAGGLVYSLSLLQATLHKYEQALDQCSVDVYKKIGSLYPEMSVHERSLDFLIDLLHKDQLDETVNVEPLTKAIKYYQHLYSIHLADQNEECTMQLADHIRFTQSALDCMAVEVGRLRAFLHTGQEKADLAVLLKDLETSCSDIRQFCKKIRRRMPGTDAPGIPAALNFGQQVSDTLSDCRKHLTWVVAVLQEVAAAGAQMMSPLGEQEGLSAVKLEDVAFKAGEQIYGSQGANPYECLRQSCSIVIATMNKMATAMQEGEYDSEKPQNKNPPPVDVRSAALRAEITDAEGLGMKLEDRETVIKELKKSLKIKGEELSEANVRLSLLEKKLDSSSKDADERVEKIQTRLDEAQTLLKKKEKEFEETMDALQADIDQLESEKAELKQRINSQSKMDGRGTGPSGIASIVTGMAGEEQKANMMSGVGSGSGVQVIDSPLLTQQIEAQRLCIKHLKNENNRLKAEKMRAQLASLPPLHVTKLPSRDGGRPEVLSSALYRKTDQLLETLLQMSANVKVVDITGKSPVTPSAQLLEQTARLQSLSDTLSRLKDEVAEHVVNHQPGARVSSDFATFPSTTFVKAKEEKQTDSVLVGRVMVPCPRGQEQIHRLVLSQCQLQRVHSLLRT
- the dctn1b gene encoding dynactin subunit 1 isoform X4 translates to MSQTRRSTYTRTTSSGSSRMSSDGGGRPVKVGSLVEVIGKGQRGTVAYIGNTLFASGKWVGVILDEAKGKNDGTVQGKRYFTCEENRGIFVRQSQIQLVDDGADTTSPETPEPGTGRVPKREILETPKSTKLRGVKPKKTTARRPKQPTRPAGGKGAASGSASASAGEMSSSEPSTPAQTPLAAPVIPTLHSPGNPPAPVPSKEEEALRGQVKDLEEKLETLKMKRTEDKAKLKELEKHKIQLEQLQEWKNKMQEQQAELQKQLKEAKREAKEALEAKEHYVEEMSDTADAIEMATLDKEMAEERAESLQLEVDSLKEKVDELTMDLEILKHEIEEKGSDGAASSYHVKQLEEQNGRLKEALVRMRDLSSSEKQEHVKLQKQMEKKNVELDTLRSQKEKLQEEMSAAEKTIDELKEQVDAALGAEEMVEMLTERNLDLEEKVRELRETVTDLESINEMNDELQENARETELELREMLDLGAARVREAEKRVEAAQETVADYQQTIKKYRELTAHLQEVNRDLTSQQEASAELQQQPPAEMFDFKIKFAETKAYAKAIEMELRKMEVGQANRHVSLLTSFMPESFLRHGGDHDCILVLLLIPRLICKAELISKQAQEKFDLNENCVERAGLKGAAGEQLSFAGGLVYSLSLLQATLHKYEQALDQCSVDVYKKIGSLYPEMSVHERSLDFLIDLLHKDQLDETVNVEPLTKAIKYYQHLYSIHLADQNEECTMQLADHIRFTQSALDCMAVEVGRLRAFLHTGQEKADLAVLLKDLETSCSDIRQFCKKIRRRMPGTDAPGIPAALNFGQQVSDTLSDCRKHLTWVVAVLQEVAAAGAQMMSPLGEQEGLSAVKLEDVAFKAGEQIYGSQGANPYECLRQSCSIVIATMNKMATAMQEGEYDSEKPQNKNPPPVDVRSAALRAEITDAEGLGMKLEDRETVIKELKKSLKIKGEELSEANVRLSLLEKKLDSSSKDADERVEKIQTRLDEAQTLLKKKEKEFEETMDALQADIDQLESEKAELKQRINSQSKMDGRGTGPSGIASIVTGMAGEEQKANMMSGVGSGSGVQVIDSPLLTQQIEAQRLCIKHLKNENNRLKAEKMRAQLASLPPLHVTKLPSRDGGRPEVLSSALYRKTDQLLETLLQMSANVKVVDITGKSPVTPSAQLLEQTARLQSLSDTLSRLKDEVAEHVVNHQPGARVSSDFATFPSTTFVKAKEEKQTDSVLVGRVMVPCPRGQEQIHRLVLSQCQLQRVHSLLRT
- the dctn1b gene encoding dynactin subunit 1 isoform X3, which encodes MSQTRRSTYTRTTSSGSSRMSSDGGGRPVKVGSLVEVIGKGQRGTVAYIGNTLFASGKWVGVILDEAKGKNDGTVQGKRYFTCEENRGIFVRQSQIQLVDDGADTTSPETPEPGTGRVPKREILETPKSTKLRGVKPKKTPAPRKTTARRPKQPTRPAGGKGAASGSASASAGEMSSSEPSTPAQTPLAAPVIPTLHSPGNPPAPVPSKEEEALRGQVKDLEEKLETLKMKRTEDKAKLKELEKHKIQLEQLQEWKNKMQEQQAELQKQLKEAKREAKEALEAKEHYVEEMSDTADAIEMATLDKEMAEERAESLQLEVDSLKEKVDELTMDLEILKHEIEEKGSDGAASSYHVKQLEEQNGRLKEALVRMRDLSSSEKQEHVKLQKQMEKKNVELDTLRSQKEKLQEEMSAAEKTIDELKEQVDAALGAEEMVEMLTERNLDLEEKVRELRETVTDLESINEMNDELQENARETELELREMLDLGAARVREAEKRVEAAQETVADYQQTIKKYRELTAHLQEVNRDLTSQQEASAELQQQPPAEMFDFKIKFAETKAYAKAIEMELRKMEVGQANRHVSLLTSFMPESFLRHGGDHDCILVLLLIPRLICKAELISKQAQEKFDLNENCVERAGLKGAAGEQLSFAGGLVYSLSLLQATLHKYEQALDQCSVDVYKKIGSLYPEMSVHERSLDFLIDLLHKDQLDETVNVEPLTKAIKYYQHLYSIHLADQNEECTMQLADHIRFTQSALDCMAVEVGRLRAFLHTGQEKADLAVLLKDLETSCSDIRQFCKKIRRRMPGTDAPGIPAALNFGQQVSDTLSDCRKHLTWVVAVLQEVAAAGAQMMSPLGEQEGLSAVKLEDVAFKAGEQIYGSQGANPYECLRQSCSIVIATMNKMATAMQEGEYDSEKPQNKNPPPVDVRSAALRAEITDAEGLGMKLEDRETVIKELKKSLKIKGEELSEANVRLSLLEKKLDSSSKDADERVEKIQTRLDEAQTLLKKKEKEFEETMDALQADIDQLESEKAELKQRINSQSKMDGRGTGPSGIASIVTGMAGEEQKANMMSGVGSGSGVQVIDSPLLTQQIEAQRLCIKHLKNENNRLKAEKMRAQLASLPPLHVTKLPSRDGGRPEVLSSALYRKTDQLLETLLQMSANVKVVDITGKSPVTPSAQLLEQTARLQSLSDTLSRLKDEVAEHVVNHQPGARVSSDFATFPSTTFVKAKEEKQTDSVLVGRVMVPCPRGQEQIHRLVLSQCQLQRVHSLLRT